From the Haliaeetus albicilla chromosome 19, bHalAlb1.1, whole genome shotgun sequence genome, the window ATTGTCCTTCACTAATCCATGGATCTGCAGTTATTTCGCTGTATGCTCCAGGTTTGCTGTAGGGTTGGTCAGATGGGCTTCTGCATTCTCAGCATCTGTCATTTCCAGAAGTAATTCAGGGCATGCAGGGAGGAGGGCATGAGCTGCAATTTGTTCTGGCAGGATGCTTCCAGCTATTATCTTGCCTGGGGACTCTCACTTGTCCTGTAACCAGAACATGTCTGTCACCCGAGGGGCTGGGAAAAGATGGTGGCCAGGTGTGGGTTGCTGCAGAAGccaggaaaattaatttggcCTGTGTGtgctcccagctgcccccaTAAACTAGATGTAAGCCAGAAGACTAGATTAAGTGGCTTCTTCATGTCTAAAGTTTGTGAGCACCTATATGTTTAGAAGGGAAAGAGACCTTGGTCAGATAGCATGGGCCTCGTTTTATGGTACCTTTATAGAGGTATTATAAccccctgccaaaaaaaaagataggtAGTTTGTTACCAGTTATATGCTACTTCTGTAATTGCCTTCTTAAGAAGGGCAGGACCCTACTgcccaggtttttttctcacagATCATTGAATTGATCTTGGCTCAGTTACTTATTTGGTATTTTGCAGATGCAGACTTCAACAGGGAAGAATAATGACAGTAGTACTGAATGTTTAAACAAGTACTTGACCTATCCAAAGTGCTAAATGTTGGATAGTACCTCGTGTCTCTGGGAAGcagaaaagtgtcttttttgTAATATAAAAAGGAGATGCTGAATtacaggcaaaatatttttttccacgCTGTTCTGTGGACAGCTAGATCTGATGGCATTAGAGAGGAATAGACTAATTCTGAATCAAAAACCAGTGGAAGTCAGGcacaaatttatttaaataaatggatTTCCATGTAAGTAAAACAGATGTGAGATGAAAATGAGAATTGAAAAATTCTGGGAAGTTGGATATCCTGACTCCCCATCCATGCATGATTTGTTAGTCCTGGCTGCCTTTCTACTCATGCtcctttttcattaaagaaaggGGGGTGGGTGGGCGGAGAGCATGAATTAACTTGTGATACACAGCTATTTATTTAGCAACTTACCACCTAAAGTTTCCTGGGAAACAATCATGTAAAAGAGAGGCctgattttgttgcctttttaaGTCAAGAGCAACCCCACTGAATTCTGAGAATTTACAGTAAAATGGAAGAACAGTGTGACTCAGTCCTCTCTACTAATCATGACACATAGGACAGATTTTTTATATAGGAAACTCATTTTTGTGCTCCattcaaaaccaaactaaacATCAGTCGGGCTTGTTTTGTAAACTGGTATGCTGCAAGAGAGCCACATAccatggaaagaaaagtaatatGCACAAGACAAATCTTTGTGATTTGTAGAGTGTTtgtgagaaaacaaacataatACCGACAGAGATAGCTCTGCACACACGCATCAGCAAGTTAACCCAGGGTTCATTGTAACATGGAAGTAAAAAACTTTAGAGCAGCTTCTTTGAGGTGAACCATTAATTTTTCATAGAAAGACATTAGTACAAGCGAACTTGAATATgtcttgtgtgtgtttgttgttCTCCCCATTCTCTGCAATGACATTGGAGTTCCCATTTTACCCTTTTGGTTATATTTGCCCAGATTCTTATGTGCTGTTACCATACTCTAGTATCAGCACTATCCAGTCTGTTTTCTAACTAACTTATCATGCCTTGACTAGACACCaccctgctgctttctttttttcagaggcCCTTTTAAATTATCTCTTCCCAGACAGTTTCTTACTGACGTCTGATGTCTGCAGCACTTTTTATGCTGTTTatcatgggggaaaaaaaggcagattcaTCATGggattttctttgcctttgatACTGCTGCAATAAGTTAATTTGTAAACCACTTCAAACCcacaaaatttaaaagtgaaCATTGTAGATCTTCAGATTGTGTTTCTTGCTCTAGAAATGGGAAAACTTTTGATTGTGAGaaagaattttgttttcccAGCCATTGGCACCCTGTACAACTTCTTTCAGAGCTACTTTTGGGGGCTAGAACTGTATCCATGAGGGCTCCTTCAGAACATTGTGTTCCACACACTTTCCTGTAACATCTAGGCACCTGTTGTGGTAAGATGTTTATTTGAAGATATCCACGTAATGGTTTTGAGTGCATAGAGAATATAAGGATTTTCCCATGTGTATGTTTTCAGCTTGGGATATGCAGAAATACAATAATTTTTTGAGTTAAGGTTTCAGATGAACAGACAGAAGTCACATCTTTTACTTCAGGATAACATTACCAGTACCTAGCCATAGGGGTTACATTAGAAATTCAGTTCCCACTTTGGGTTTGCAATACGATGCTTCACATAGCAGCTTCCCTCCATCTGTTTTGCATATAATGAAggcttttatgtattttcttcctctttctcagTCATTTATTTGGTACTTAATGATTCAGAAAAACTTCTGCATTTACTTAAAGACTAAAGCTATGATTCTGGTGACAAATGCAGGGTTAGTTTAAGTGCTTACACACTCCTCTTTTTTTTGAAGAGATTTCCCCCCCAAGCAATGGAgttagagtaaaaaaaaaaaaagtagaatacTTTATTTGCCCTCCACATGGACTTACGCGTCGGGTTTTGACATAAAGAGAATCCACTCAGATGTGTGAGGTTATATATTGCCTCCATACCCAAACAGGATGAAAGCCCCACTGTATTTACATATGAAAGCAGCATTGTATTAGGCACTAGTAAAACAAAAGGTGAAAAAGGCCCTTTGCTGAGGAGCTTAAATTGTAATTGGGTGACTAACTGGTGTGCAAGGTACACCTCACCGCTCTGTCAGGTGCACCCCCAAGTTTTAGGTAATAATAGGCTTAGTTTAAGACGTGGTGGTGTGATATATTGGCAAATAAGGGTAGGTGTGTGATGAAAAATTACCCACGCATAGGTATGCTTGAGCCAAGAACATGTTGAGAACAACTTGTCTGGTTAACGCAAGACGCGGTCAGTGGCTCTAACAAAAAAACAGACGTAGGACTAGTGCATCCTTGCCTGCTACGTGCTCTCTGAGATCTGATGGAGAAggctttattttccttgtattAAAGACCAAGGTCTGGTGTATAGAGACGTATGAAGGACTTCGGGCCAACAGGACTGTGCAGCGCTTCACGTGAGCTGTGGCTGTGGTCTCAGGAACAAGGAAAACAGCTTCCAGTCCATGAATACACATTAAGTTTGCTTGGAATTCAGCTAAACAAGTGTATTTAGAGACTAGGCTTGGGTGAAAATGTGATATTGATATCTTCTGGACTTGCAGTCTTCCTTGGatggaaaaaatgaagctgATTGAAAAAGCAGTGAACAAAGTGGtcttttaaactggaaaaactGAGTAAGCAGAGGTGTAAAAAGAATAGGTAAGGAGACTGAAGGCATGGATGGGTAAGATGGCTGTGGTGTTATAAAGAAAGGTATCCTGCCTGGGTAGCACTGTCCTGCTAACAGGAAGGTTAATACacagtgtgggcttcccaggCCCCTGTCCATGTTGCAGTTTATTTCTTGCAGGAAATAATGCTTGTGTTCAGTTTACAGGAGAAGAGATAACCAGTGTATTGAGGGGTGATGGGCAGGGAGATGGATGTAGTCAGAGTGATTTTACAATATAACAGTTCTGAATTGAGTCCTTTTGGGGAAATAAGAGGCTCTTATCTCTCTGCATAGTGTGTTGTACTCTCTGACCTTTCTCAATACAAATTTGGCCTCGAATGAAAGTGGACCATCAGAAAAGTTCCAGAGAAATCTGAGACAACAACAGCACAGGTAGCACACAGACAGAAGACAGGATCTAGGACTTTTGTCAAGGAAAAACTGTCAAGTGTTGAAAATGGCCTGAATGGGCCCACATACAAGAAAAAGGTGAGGATTGCTTGGGCACACATTTGGGTGGCATGCTGCTGGCAGCAACTGAAGGCGGAAAGGAGCAAGGAGAGTCTAGGAGGGAAGGCGCAAATTCATGCAGTAGAAAAACACCCAGGAGGAAGTTTTAGAGAGAAGGTTTCAGATTAAGGAGTGTGAGGATTTGActacagaaatttcttttgaaggTGAAATTATTAATGAAGACAGATCATGTATCAAATAGTTCTAAACAAGGACTTCAGGGTCTTCTGGAAATTACAATGGGTATGTCTGCAGTGCTTTATGGCAAATACTTGATCTAGCTTTGAACGAAGTAACTATTCTATGAAAAACTACCAAGGGCATGATCAGTGAAGAGCGCTCCTGTTTGCCACAGTTTTCAGCAATCATTAATTGGCCCTTCttctttccagttctgttttcttctttttctgccttgctcAGCCTTTCTTCAGTGCGGTGCAGTTGCACTGGTGCCCTAGTGGAAGTTTATGTGTTGAGGAAAGGAGTTTCCTGAACTGCTCCTGCCATAAACATTCCAGCTAAACGCTACAGCCTGGAAGGGCTCCAGACCAGAGACCCTGAAAAACATAGCCCAGCTGGTCTGAGAGATAATAGCTGCCAAATGAGTGTAGCTGTCTGCAAAAAGTCACGCACTGGGATACCGCTTCGACTCTTTGGTCCTTGTGTAGTTTGAAATGTGAATCAAAGTCATTAGGCTGTTTTTGCCATGCCAATGAAATGGTCTTGTTTGAAGACGAATGGAGAtaagaaatctgtatttaatgGCCACGGAGGTCCTGGCTTGTGGCACAGGTTGCTGTCTACTCACTTGTAGTTATAACTGCATATTGGCATATtatgtttctttctgttaattGTATTCTTAATGATTGAAGTACAGCCAATACATAGTGCTGATACTCAAGAataggtatttttctttctgcctttatGACCTTTGGTTCTTTTCCTTGCAAAGTCAATCAACCAGTTTGCCTGTGAGGCACCCATATTCAGAGCTGTACCACTAGTATGTTCGTACAAGAGGAGACAGGTTTGATCTGACTGGAGGCAGGGTGACTGCAGGTGTGTGATCACGCAGTGTGATGTGGGAGTGTTTCTCTTTACCAGTTTGAGCTGATGGGTGGCAAATCAAACTCTTCTGGTACAGTgaactttatttcatttatcaCTACTActactaaataaatattttatttatttatcactACTTTGATTGTGTAGGCTGGACTGGCTTTGCACTGTAGGTTCTGGCTTAGACAAAGTTGATGATAGAGACAAAAGGCAATTGTTAACTTTAAAGTTAGTGGGTGAGATGAAAAGGATTATATGTGTAACTGTAAGTGCAATTCACATCCAGTGGAAATAATTTGCAGAAGTAGCAGATTTTATTGTGGTTCTGTATTGAGGCTAGGCATAGCTCTTTTTATCACGAAAAGCATTGAAAACGTTCCCCCCGAGATGCAGAATGCTTTCCAGAGCTTTCCAAATAAATGAGGAACAAAGTCAGTGTAGTAACCACCCAAGAGACACAGGATGCTGCTCACCGACAGCTTGGCCACTCTTACCACTTAGCAGACGTAGTGCTGTGCCATGCCGAGAGCCTAGTGAAACAGCGTTTCATCTGGCTGGTCCTTCTTTCCCACTGACACTTTAGGATCTAATCCCTGTcagtgcaaaacaaaacagcctttCTCCTGACAGCACTTTAGAGACATTATTTTAATGCCTCTGccccattttttcttaaatttcctTGTGTTGCTTTTTCCTATCGGAATGTGAATCTCccatctttcatttttgtgcACTATCATTTTAACCTATTAAAAATGGAAGATCACCTCCCTCTCTTTGTAGAGAGGGCGATCGAGCACATTGGGTATACATTCAGTTTGTGGCCCTTTAAACGTTACGTTGTGGCTGTTCAAGGGTAAGCGTTTAGAGAATAAAATGTGAATCTGTTTATGTGTAAAAGACGTgctctgcttctttttaaaaataaaagcagaccTATGCGATAGGAGCCGCAAAGGACGCCACCTTCCCACGCCCTTTCTCTCCATTTCTAGCCCAAGCTGCTCCGTCCACTTGGTTTTGATTCCTTTGGATTGGAATTACAGCCTGTGAGTACCAGGGTAGTTAGCACGACGGTTAGAAGACTGACGtctgttttcctcctgctgaTTTCACGACGACATTTTGGACCCTCGCttcccaccaaacccaaaagGTCCTAAAGCCAGTTGACAGGTGAGCCGTGCCTGGGAAAGACCCCGCCCGATGGCCCCGGGCCCCGTTTCCTCACCTCCCGGGAACGAGCTCGGGTGCCGGACGGCAGCCCTGGGCGTCGGCGCTGCGCCCCTTCCTCGGTTCGGGGGaggctcggggcggggggggagcgggagggaCCCAGCGGCTCCGGGCAGCCCAGCGGCTGCGGgcagcccagctccttccctcgCCTCCTCCCCGCCGCGCCAGGCGAGCGAGCCGCcgtctccctccctcccgccgtCGCACTAGCCCGGCCGGGGCGGTGGGCGAGGAGGTGGGGATGCGCCGGGGGTGGACGGGGGGCTCCGGAGGAGCAGAGCCCGTCTGCTGACCGGAGCCTTGGCCGCCTGCGGTCCGCGTTCCGCAGGCGCCGGCGTGACCCCGCTTGCTTCGGCGGCGGCGCCGAGGGAGCGGTCGGTGAGCGTCGCCCGCTGACAGCGAGCCCCGCGCAGAGCTGCGGGCGGCCGGCGCCCGAGAGACCCGCGGGGGCCCGGCAGAGCCCCGGCCGGCCTCGGCTGGGCTCGCCTCCCAGCGCGCCGCTAGGCACCGCGCCGCTCTCCCGCGTCACCGCCCACAGGCTCGGCCTCATTGGCCGAGGGCGGTGCTCATCCTCTGGGCCAGCCAATCGGGCTCCCCCGGCTTCGCGGGCGCGGGGCCGCCGAGGCCGCCTTAAGGCGCGGGGTCCACCCCTCtcccggcgcggcggcggcggcagagGCGAGCGGGCTGGCGGACGGCGCTCGCTGCGGCCtcgggggcgggccgggccgggccgggccgcagCGGTCCTTGTAAGGCAGCGTGGATTTAGCCTGTTAATGCTCTGAAGCGGGGGGAGGCTCCTTGCAGGggaggagggcggcgggggctgcgcccccGCTCCGCGCGGGCCCTGCGGGGAGAGGCCGTCGGGGCCCTGCGGGGGGGACTCCCCGAGGCGGGGGTGCCGGCGGGCCCCCTTGGCGGGTGTCGGGGCCCCGGAGCCGGCCGTGGGGGCGTGGGGGGTGTCCCCTGAGGGGAAGGACGGTGGTGTGGGGGCCCGGGGCAGGCGGTGGCTTGCCGAGGGGGCAGTAGCTGTGAGGCACCTCGTGTGTGTGTGGAGCAGGTGAGCTTGTGCTGCTTGGAGGGAGGCGTCCTGGAAATGACCGCCTCTGGCAGTTGCACCTTAAAAGTGTGCTTGGCTAAAAGCTCTGCCGATGATGATGTTATCCTGAGCACCttgctctgttctgctctgaTGAGCTGGGgctctgtgtttctgttctgtGCTGGGTCCAGGTCTGCTGTCTGTATCCTCCCAGAGGTTTTGGTAGATTTCTGTGCACTAAAGCTATGGTAATTGCAGTCTAAACAAATCTTGGGGAGCAAATGATATCCCGGGGCACCTGGGAGACAAGAAACTTTCCCTTGTTGGTAACGGAGGAACTGCGCATTTACATCTTTTTGGGAGAAGGAAATTGGTAGCTTTCCCAGCCCATCCAAGGGGTGTGTGCTCTATTTTCTTACAGCTCTGAGAGCAAATGATGGTTGGCGTAACCATTTGCACTTGCGGTTTCTGTGTGAGCACTTGCTGTTTATTCTTTTCCTGCAGGTAACTAGCCAAGAGTGTGTGGTGGCCTCTGCATAAAGCAGCTCTTGAGTCTGTGCTGGGATTTGTGTAGGTTGTTCCTGTGCCATAGGAAAGGTGGGTAGGATTATTTCCATGTGTTGCTCTAAGGCTTTTTAGCTTAAATGATTCCATAAGCACACTGATATTTAAGCAACCCTGTGACTGCTAGTCCTTTCTAAATTTGTTTGGTGATTCTGCCTAATCTTTTATATAACTGAACTGGAGTTTATGGTCCCCAGATGATCCTAGgtcttcaggttttttgttatattaattgagttttttattgttttggcCAAAAGTACCCAAATAAGAACTTGTGGAAACAGGTGCATCTCCTCTATTGTTGGGTCTTGTTTTTTTTGGTATCAAGTCTTAATTTGATTCTTTAAATTATGCAATTTCTCCTTGTGGATAATACAGTCAATTAATCTGAACAATGAGGTATCTGCAGAGATAAGAGTTTTTTTATGGGGCATGTTTTGTGTGGTAGTTTGTGCTGTGCACACACTGCAATTTTTAATCGTATCTGTGGGATGTTGGAGAAAGTTCACCCTGCTGTTAAAAGGAAATGCTATCTGATATTCCTTTTTGTTATAAACATGGGATCTTAAAGGGTATAGTTTAGTATTGTACCTGATGTGACATGACACCTGAATCCTAACCATAGCTGATTTCTTTCCTTAATGTGCAACTGATGATTGTGAGTGGAAAAAGTGGAACATGTGAGGGATTTTGTCTCAGGTGCTCCTTGTCATACACAAAAGTCAGGCCTCCTTTACATGACATCACAGAAGACTTTCCCTTGTATTTGCCAACTGTCTATTGTGTGTCAGACCATATCTCCTgatattctttaaaaatctgtcagtCCTCAAAGGCTTCTTAATCCTGAGCTGTACCAGTAGCCAGAAGTTAGAGCTGGGGAGGTATTGTGTAGTGTCCTTGTGTGATGTAGACTGTATTCTGTGGGAGTAAAGGAGAACTAAGCTGCTGTTGCAGTCAAGATCAAATTACTGAGGCTGTTAATGAATTCAACCTTTCTATCCACTTTTTGAAAGGCTGGTAAAAATGCATGCTGATACTGTGCTGGGTGTCTCCCAAAACCCAGAGTGCATGGGCCTAACCCACGCTACTGAACTAATTCAGGGTCACAGTGGGCCTGAATTTGAGATACCTGGAGTGTGACTGAAGCAGCTCCAACTGATTTGAGATGATGGGAGCTCTCATAAGCATGTCTCTTACAGAAATCTAGTCCAAAGTTGGGTGTGCAGAAATCAGACCTCAGTCTCCCACTGTCTGTGGTTTTGAGAGCACTTAATGTTCATTTGAGTATACAGCAGTCTTCCCAGTGCAGGGAGttgtgtttttatattttttgccCCTTCTTTGTCCATTGCTATCTTGTCTGTGACATCTCAAGTCAGAGTGATCAGGTGGGGCTTTCAGAGTTGCTGTGTTAGACCTTTCAGGCATCATGCAATCTGATAAAAGATATTTGACCACATTGCAAAAGCTTGGGTGAGTGGTCAAAATCCATCTCTCATTGAAGACAATCTGGAAGTGGTGTTGCTTCGTCAACAGGAGCAGAGAAAGGTGCAGTTTGACCTTACGAGTGTGTAGCTGTCTGTCATTTAATGAGGACAGCAAATATGCCATTTGTGCCCACTGTAAAAGTAGAAACATTAATTCTGGTGCCTGAGAATCTGGTGTTGTAATTCATAGGCACAAGACAAAAACAAATATATACTTGAAAGTCAGGACGGGGATGGAATAATCTGAGATCAGTTCTTGATTCAGTCAAATGAGAACTTGCTAGTTGTGCATTGCATCCTGGAGTAGCTGTGTTGTTGCACTTGAGTGTGTAGGAATggaggagttggcctggggaAGAAATCAAGCAGAGACTGGCATAATTAGCAGGacaggatggggatgggaagaAACAAGTTATGCAGAGCACGATTATGGTGACATCTCCTTTGAGGAAAGCTAATAAGGTTCTGTGTATTGCCAGTTCCAATTCTGTGGGCCTCCTCTCCAGTTGCTGTGGCCGAGGATCACACCTACTGTCTGTGCCTGAATTCCCTTGGAGCCTGTGTGGGTCTGGGCAGCTCTTATGAGCTTGGGCTCCACGTCTTGCCTCTAAGCAGCTCACTAGTGAAAGTGAGATCTGCTTTGCTAGTTGAGAG encodes:
- the LOC138690030 gene encoding basic salivary proline-rich protein 1-like; the protein is MSHQDASLQAAQAHLLHTHTRCLTATAPSASHRLPRAPTPPSFPSGDTPHAPTAGSGAPTPAKGARRHPRLGESPPQGPDGLSPQGPRGAGAQPPPPSSPARSLPPLQSINRLNPRCLTRTAAARPGPARPRGRSERRPPARSPLPPPPRRERGGPRALRRPRRPRAREAGGARLAGPEDEHRPRPMRPSLWAVTRESGAVPSGALGGEPSRGRPGLCRAPAGLSGAGRPQLCAGLAVSGRRSPTAPSAPPPKQAGSRRRLRNADRRRPRLRSADGLCSSGAPRPPPAHPHLLAHRPGRASATAGGRETAARSPGAAGRRRGKELGCPQPLGCPEPLGPSRSPPAPSLPRTEEGAQRRRPGLPSGTRARSREVRKRGPGPSGGVFPRHGSPVNWL